The proteins below come from a single Mytilus edulis chromosome 5, xbMytEdul2.2, whole genome shotgun sequence genomic window:
- the LOC139524401 gene encoding uncharacterized protein: MATSSSDGKIEDFLKPEYEQCMVCTGFLGSNFGQPVCSSCHLFLFCNDINLEEGEQEVYNEKDDSDADSGNEEPVESFDFYTKEEEYRARKIKSLNHKTDKLAERITSLTTPREPGSVPEGLVDSMPPEVLLVVFKYLDDISLWTAGQVCSRWRQILEGETTELQWREFCKLRWPLFYPQYRVKDWKTIYTKLLESSPCRYCLESMMLQSTPPIEENSWRHRRLRSELKTLKSDPPEGIKATPLDRHCCHWQASITGPQGSPYEGGLFLLYLQIPQSYPMRPPKVRFITRIFHPNISRHGDVGLDSIHHNWSLALTISKVLISIQSLLTDPYCYVCMEPTIGKLFMKDRKEFNRIARLWTWKFAMHDFLMPMNIDLNGV; this comes from the exons TATGAACAGTGCATGGTATGTACTGGTTTCCTTGGCAGTAATTTTGGACAACCTGTGTGTAGCAGTTGTCATTTATTTCTCTTCTGTAATGACATTAACTTAGAGGAGGGAGAGCAGGAAGTTTACAACGAG AAGGATGATTCGGATGCAGATTCAGGAAATGAGGAACCAGTTGAATCTTTTGATTTCTACACAAAGGAAGAGGAGTACAGAGCCAGGAAAATCAAATCACTCAATCATAAAACAGATAAATTAGCTGAGAGAATAACATCACTAACTACACCTAGGGAACCAGGCAGTGTTCCTGAAGGACTGGTTGATTCCATGCCACCTGAAG TTTTATTAGTAGTGTTCAAATACCTAGATGACATATCTTTGTGGACAGCTGGACAAGTGTGTTCTAGATGGCGTCAAATATTAGAAGGGGAGACAACTGAATTACAATGGAGAGAATTCTGTAAATTACGATGGCCATTATTTTATCCACAATATAGAGTGAAAGACTGGAAAACTATTTATACTAAATT ATTAGAAAGTTCACCATGTAGATATTGTTTAGAAAGCATGATGTTACAG AGTACACCACCGATAGAGGAGAATTCTTGGAGACACAGAAGACTTAGAAGTGAactaaaaacattaaaatcaGACCCACCTGAAGGTATTAAAGCCACACCATTGGATAGACATTGTTGTCACTGGCAAGCTTCAATTACTGGTCCACAGGGTAGTCCATATGAAGGAGGACTATTTCTATTATATTTGCAGATACCACAGAG ttaccCAATGAGGCCACCCAAAGTGAGATTCATTACACGTATATTTCATCCTAATATAAGTCGACATGGAGATGTGGGTCTGGACTCTATACATCATAATTGGAGCTTAGCATTAACTATATCCAAAGTGTTGATTAGTATACAATCATTACTGACAGACCCGTATTGTTATGTGTGTATGGAACCTACTATTGGTAAATTGTTTATGAAAGATAGAAAGGAATTTAACAGAATAGCCAGATTATGGACATGGAAATTTGCTATGCATGACTTTTTAATGCCAATGAATATTGATCTGAATGGGGTATAG
- the LOC139524402 gene encoding glutathione S-transferase kappa 1-like — protein MYRDYKKKFQNSVIPDVKRVNLYYDILSPYSWLCFEILTRYKSKWRNMDLRLKPLSQEDVLKGAGNQLPGNVPIKMQYILQDLARLGKYHQVPFKIPADLKDVMYVKGSRPAMLFITAVDMENPEYTEELSRQLWLRVWGKDEGITTDDDISQAASKAGISNELVVKCLNKAKEPDVSARFKVYTDEALSLGAFGTPTIVIHNSGKKEMIFGSDRLDIVANFIGETYEGPLNDLSKIKQ, from the exons ATGTACAGGGATTATAAAAAGAAGTTTCAAAATTCAGTCATTCCTGATGTAAAAAGAGTAAATTTATATTATGACATATTATCACCGTATTCATGGTTATGTTTTGAG ATTCTGACACGTTACAAGTCCAAATGGAGGAATATGGATCTAAGATTAAAACCGCTTTCACAGGAAGACGTTCTAAAAGGAGCAG GAAATCAGCTTCCAGGCAATGTTCCAATAAAAATGCAGTATATACTACAAGATCTAGCAAGACTAGGAAAGTACCACCAAGTACCCTTCAAAATCCCTGCT gaTTTGAAAGACGTAATGTATGTGAAAGGATCAAGACCAGCTATGTTATTTATAACGGCAGTTGATATGGAAAACCCAGAATATACAGAAGAACTTTCTCGACAGCTGTGGTTGCGAGTGTGGGGCAAA gACGAAGGTATAACTACAGATGACGATATATCACAG GCCGCATCAAAGGCTGGAATAAGTAACGAATTGGTTGTTAAATGCTTGAACAAAGCAAAGGAACCTGATGTGTCTGCTCGTTTTAAAGTTTACACAGACGAAGCACTATCACTCGGG GCTTTTGGAACTCCGACTATTGTCATTCATAATAGTGGTAAAAAGGAAATGATATTTGGATCGGATAGATTGGATATAGTTGCAAACTTTATCG GTGAAACATATGAAGGTCCACTAAATGATCTTTCTAAGATTAAACAGTGA